A part of Desulfobacter sp. genomic DNA contains:
- a CDS encoding sensor histidine kinase, whose amino-acid sequence MKKQVSALNTFWVVKFLNQYHSAVSIEEILEDVHRDCPFLVENLKTGFMEPVAKVHLLDTAYWFSNEFMIRLYECVQKRVLDPNLGYKIGKTSYRAQHIIKTAIGIPLMGPYTLLKIMSKENRKYNRTKENVIRKLTKGHVVIEVIHKKNVIINDFALAWHIGIFESYARIAGASNVVVKGRNLEEGPKKYGDPGRARWEFDIRFTHHNFFARIFNLIISRVPIVKNTIENANAIQEEFTEQILNRDKIIREKTQRLNRIQTRIFKAERHAIEQQLKNISKELVSTEERERRLIAEDLHDSISQSLALSLSKLKNFNQSSGEKSRDLEIVESALEQVVSDIRSLTFQINPPILYDLGLKAAIEWIVADLGKRNNTQIQLNDNISGPILLEEPLKTVMYRAIREIVINVIKHATANQVQVTLSTFENSYVVSIEDDGIGFDLAQFGGKNKKGFGLFSINERLKAFGGEMEIDTAPGKGVHVMLIAPMKGSK is encoded by the coding sequence ATGAAAAAACAGGTGTCTGCCTTGAATACATTTTGGGTCGTAAAATTTTTGAATCAATATCATAGCGCCGTCAGCATCGAAGAGATATTGGAAGATGTTCACCGAGATTGCCCCTTTCTTGTTGAGAATCTGAAAACAGGTTTCATGGAACCGGTAGCGAAAGTTCACTTGCTCGACACCGCTTACTGGTTTTCAAATGAATTTATGATTCGGTTGTACGAATGTGTTCAAAAGAGAGTACTCGATCCAAATCTTGGATATAAAATAGGTAAAACAAGTTATCGGGCCCAGCACATAATAAAAACAGCAATTGGTATACCACTTATGGGGCCCTATACACTCTTAAAAATAATGTCAAAGGAGAATAGAAAGTATAACCGAACCAAAGAGAATGTCATTAGAAAGCTTACAAAAGGCCATGTTGTCATAGAGGTAATCCATAAAAAAAATGTTATCATTAATGACTTTGCTTTGGCATGGCATATTGGTATTTTTGAATCCTATGCCAGGATTGCAGGCGCAAGCAATGTGGTCGTTAAAGGCCGCAATTTAGAGGAGGGGCCCAAAAAATATGGAGATCCGGGTCGGGCAAGGTGGGAATTTGACATCCGATTCACCCACCATAACTTTTTCGCACGTATCTTCAATCTGATTATTTCACGTGTCCCCATTGTAAAAAATACAATCGAAAATGCGAATGCAATTCAAGAAGAGTTCACCGAGCAGATTCTCAATAGAGACAAAATAATCAGGGAAAAGACCCAAAGACTAAATCGGATCCAGACTAGGATTTTTAAGGCCGAACGTCATGCAATCGAGCAGCAACTAAAGAATATTTCAAAAGAATTGGTGTCCACAGAAGAGCGTGAGCGGCGTTTGATAGCCGAGGATCTCCATGACAGTATCAGTCAGTCTTTAGCATTAAGTCTATCTAAGCTGAAAAATTTCAATCAGTCTTCTGGCGAAAAAAGTCGAGATCTCGAAATTGTAGAGTCCGCTCTGGAGCAAGTGGTGTCAGATATTCGGTCTCTCACATTCCAGATAAATCCTCCAATTTTATATGATTTGGGTCTTAAGGCCGCAATTGAGTGGATTGTTGCAGATCTTGGGAAAAGAAATAATACGCAGATACAATTGAATGACAACATTAGTGGTCCAATTCTTCTTGAAGAACCCCTCAAAACAGTGATGTACAGAGCAATCCGGGAGATCGTCATAAATGTCATCAAACATGCCACAGCAAACCAAGTACAGGTAACGTTGTCAACTTTTGAGAATTCATATGTAGTTAGCATTGAAGATGATGGTATTGGTTTTGATCTCGCACAATTTGGAGGTAAGAATAAAAAAGGGTTCGGATTATTCAGCATAAATGAAAGACTGAAGGCTTTTGGTGGTGAAATGGAGATAGACACTGCGCCTGGCAAAGGGGTTCATGTGATGCTGATCGCTCCGATGAAAGGTTCAAAATAA
- a CDS encoding AraC family transcriptional regulator: MKNQNPRIKQFHLPFIHGVTVLYGRQIDNVFRRHVHQSYIFGIVDEGKRIISHAGGIARVSERDVFILNPNQMHACRSGEEGSHSYRILSVSEDAMGAIASQISERGEPAPFFKPICCDDEKLSARMRRMFEMLEMPGWDIRIETQVYSCLYYLVLNFSQQPPRVHAPGEQKESIKRACDYIHQHYDGNPSLKEMAGIACLSPFHFQREFKKTVGITPQEYLTGLKIRESRKLLERQRIVDVACRLGFFDQSHFSRIFKKTVGVSPGKYQKTNALK; the protein is encoded by the coding sequence ATGAAAAATCAAAACCCGCGCATCAAACAATTTCATCTTCCTTTTATCCACGGCGTTACCGTATTATACGGCAGGCAGATTGACAATGTCTTCCGTCGCCATGTCCACCAGTCATATATCTTCGGCATCGTTGATGAGGGCAAACGGATCATCTCCCATGCCGGGGGAATAGCCCGGGTGTCAGAACGCGACGTGTTTATCCTGAATCCGAACCAGATGCATGCCTGCCGGTCCGGAGAAGAGGGCAGTCACTCATACAGGATTCTGAGCGTCTCCGAAGACGCCATGGGGGCCATTGCCTCCCAGATTTCTGAAAGAGGGGAGCCGGCGCCCTTTTTTAAGCCAATTTGCTGTGATGATGAAAAATTATCTGCCCGAATGCGGCGCATGTTTGAAATGCTGGAGATGCCCGGTTGGGATATCCGGATCGAAACCCAGGTGTATTCCTGCCTTTACTATCTGGTATTGAATTTTTCCCAGCAACCGCCCCGGGTGCATGCCCCGGGGGAACAGAAGGAATCGATAAAACGGGCCTGTGATTATATCCATCAGCATTATGATGGGAACCCGTCCCTAAAAGAGATGGCCGGGATCGCCTGTTTAAGCCCGTTTCATTTTCAAAGGGAATTCAAAAAGACCGTGGGCATCACCCCGCAGGAATATTTAACCGGTTTAAAGATTCGCGAATCCAGAAAGCTGCTGGAGAGGCAGCGCATTGTGGATGTGGCCTGCCGATTGGGATTTTTCGATCAAAGCCATTTCTCAAGAATATTCAAAAAAACGGTCGGGGTTTCGCCCGGAAAATATCAGAAAACCAATGCCCTGAAATAA
- a CDS encoding autotransporter domain-containing protein, protein MKRFIFLCCCMLAAAGGLQAETLPGTFDIRNINGHSYIGPVRNQKKCGSCYSFGALAAAESIYNRAVGRYDQAAVDLSESFIIWNLGQYYTGFGGCDGASYDYEELTGIVTHGAVLESDFPYTYPDPGKENYYSGDARIKFSEWYRIAPNDIETMKRVIYTFGALDAAVYADKAFIDYESGVFKNSATAATALLPYYTPTNHAIALVGWNDNPGGDTGYWYLRNSWGQGWAQEGYMNIEYTSAHVALEATYLTYGYWPGPDVTYTNTGTVAAGAWSSGGILNAHAVDIWTGTNSSVDNSGTLSASAVATTSLATARGVYLWGGHNVTATNSGTIEAEAESQSSHAIAYGISMQGGRATNSGDITARADSVSGQALAYGIQAFNGGAPVTLGNTGTITAASQGGNAWAYGVWADSRSGTDLVNQGSILSDGDTVSVGLLLSGNGLNRVTNTGVIRADSSVEKSVGLASFGRAEIVNTGTIEAGTGAFSASVYATDTTRLVLGTGSQLTGPARLYGRDDVLELQGTGTEDDTFFNVESLVMSGTDWTLSASSEFRNINLSQGILTMTEPVSIPEAGVLSGNGTLNGSVTNSGQTSPGNSIGTLTINGDYTLTSTGTLAVEAGGGQADRLVVTGTADIQGGGLTLAPSGYLTPGSYEFLSAGNLTGSFGSLDTPAVFEAAVANPAGATLFLDISRNSYASLGLTSGQESLGAALDRMRPSAAGDMAGILNQVDGMDLAGLRSAMDDLGPGFHSAVSTAALDDIQIRNAYLWQHLAASPPGDEGKGNWRFWSLGMASGQDYGQTLSRPGFRSRLNGIFAGLDRRVGTDLRVGVSGAFTHSKVNGRSSASTATIDAFNGYLYAAWDRADSPAGFHAQAAVGLGRNQYETDRSISFLTRSARAEQQGRHYTVLAGGGYDWTAGGWRLGPMAAVQYTHLREKGFSEANAGDAALRVDADSSKALLGTLGFRIAKPFVLGSGLLMVTEARAEWCHEFAADANTLDAAFLSSGEKFSGDPGERERETFKLSMALTAVFSPRIRGQLQYARLAQDSGGYTSHQAGAGLKILF, encoded by the coding sequence TTGAAACGGTTCATTTTCCTATGCTGCTGTATGCTGGCTGCGGCGGGCGGTCTCCAGGCGGAGACCCTGCCCGGCACATTCGACATCAGAAATATCAACGGGCATTCCTATATCGGCCCGGTCAGAAACCAGAAAAAATGCGGCAGCTGCTATTCCTTCGGCGCCCTGGCAGCCGCAGAAAGCATCTATAACCGGGCGGTCGGCCGCTATGACCAGGCAGCAGTTGATCTGTCCGAATCCTTTATTATCTGGAACCTGGGCCAATACTACACAGGATTCGGCGGATGCGACGGTGCCAGCTATGACTATGAAGAGCTGACCGGGATTGTGACCCACGGCGCCGTTCTTGAGTCGGATTTCCCATATACCTATCCCGACCCAGGGAAGGAGAACTACTATTCCGGGGATGCCAGAATAAAGTTCTCAGAATGGTACAGGATTGCTCCCAACGATATCGAAACCATGAAACGGGTGATCTACACATTCGGTGCCCTGGACGCAGCAGTGTATGCGGATAAGGCCTTCATTGACTACGAAAGCGGGGTTTTCAAAAATTCCGCCACAGCGGCCACCGCCCTGCTGCCCTACTACACCCCGACCAACCACGCCATTGCCCTGGTGGGCTGGAACGATAACCCGGGCGGGGATACAGGCTATTGGTACCTGAGGAACTCATGGGGACAAGGATGGGCCCAAGAGGGGTATATGAATATCGAATACACCTCCGCACATGTGGCCCTTGAAGCCACCTACCTGACCTACGGATACTGGCCGGGCCCCGATGTCACCTATACAAACACCGGAACGGTGGCGGCCGGGGCCTGGTCATCCGGGGGTATCCTAAATGCCCATGCAGTGGACATCTGGACCGGCACCAACAGCAGTGTCGACAATTCAGGCACCCTGTCAGCCAGTGCCGTGGCAACCACCTCACTGGCCACGGCCCGGGGGGTTTACCTCTGGGGGGGCCACAATGTCACTGCCACAAACTCGGGGACCATTGAAGCCGAAGCCGAAAGCCAGTCCAGCCATGCCATTGCCTACGGCATCTCCATGCAGGGCGGCCGGGCAACCAATTCGGGTGACATAACCGCCCGGGCCGACTCAGTATCCGGCCAGGCCCTGGCCTACGGCATTCAGGCCTTCAACGGCGGCGCCCCTGTGACCCTTGGCAACACAGGCACCATCACCGCCGCTTCCCAGGGAGGCAACGCCTGGGCATACGGCGTCTGGGCCGACAGCCGTTCCGGCACGGACCTGGTCAACCAGGGCAGCATTCTTTCCGATGGGGACACGGTCAGCGTGGGCCTGCTCCTGTCCGGAAACGGGCTTAACCGGGTAACCAATACAGGCGTCATCCGGGCCGATTCATCCGTGGAAAAATCCGTGGGCCTTGCCAGCTTCGGCAGGGCCGAAATTGTCAACACCGGAACAATTGAAGCCGGCACCGGCGCCTTCAGCGCTTCGGTGTATGCCACAGACACCACCCGGCTGGTCCTGGGCACCGGCTCCCAGCTGACAGGTCCGGCCCGCCTTTACGGCAGGGACGACGTCCTTGAACTCCAGGGCACGGGGACAGAGGATGATACCTTTTTCAATGTGGAATCCCTTGTAATGTCCGGAACGGACTGGACCCTTTCGGCATCATCTGAATTCCGGAACATCAACCTGTCCCAGGGGATTCTGACCATGACCGAACCGGTATCCATTCCGGAGGCAGGTGTGCTCAGCGGCAATGGCACCCTTAACGGCAGCGTCACCAATTCTGGGCAGACAAGCCCGGGCAATTCCATCGGCACCCTGACCATTAACGGGGACTACACCCTGACATCAACAGGCACACTGGCCGTGGAGGCCGGCGGCGGGCAGGCCGACAGGCTGGTGGTCACCGGGACGGCCGACATCCAGGGGGGCGGCCTGACCCTTGCCCCCTCGGGATACCTGACCCCGGGCAGCTATGAATTTCTGTCTGCAGGAAACCTGACCGGCAGTTTCGGCAGCCTGGATACCCCGGCAGTGTTTGAAGCCGCCGTGGCCAATCCTGCCGGCGCGACTCTTTTTCTGGACATCTCCAGAAACAGCTATGCCAGCCTCGGCCTCACTTCAGGCCAGGAGAGCCTCGGCGCGGCCCTGGACCGGATGCGGCCCTCCGCCGCCGGAGACATGGCCGGTATTTTGAACCAGGTGGACGGAATGGACCTGGCCGGCCTCCGGTCTGCCATGGACGATCTGGGCCCCGGATTCCATTCGGCGGTCAGCACGGCCGCACTGGACGATATCCAGATCCGGAACGCTTACCTGTGGCAGCACCTGGCCGCCTCCCCGCCCGGGGATGAAGGAAAGGGCAACTGGCGGTTCTGGTCTTTGGGAATGGCCTCCGGCCAGGACTACGGCCAGACCCTTTCCCGTCCCGGATTCCGGTCGCGGCTGAACGGAATTTTTGCCGGACTGGACCGCCGTGTGGGAACGGATCTGAGGGTAGGGGTTTCAGGCGCGTTTACCCATTCAAAGGTCAACGGCAGGTCATCGGCCTCAACGGCCACCATTGATGCATTCAACGGATATCTTTACGCCGCCTGGGACCGGGCCGATTCTCCGGCGGGGTTCCATGCCCAGGCAGCCGTCGGGCTGGGCCGGAATCAGTACGAAACAGACCGTTCCATTTCTTTTCTGACCCGGTCGGCCAGGGCGGAGCAACAAGGCAGGCATTACACCGTACTTGCCGGCGGAGGCTATGACTGGACCGCGGGCGGATGGCGTCTGGGCCCCATGGCTGCCGTCCAGTATACCCATCTCAGAGAAAAGGGATTTTCCGAAGCCAATGCAGGGGATGCCGCCCTTCGGGTGGATGCGGATTCATCAAAGGCGCTGCTGGGTACCCTGGGATTCAGAATTGCCAAACCCTTTGTTTTGGGCAGCGGACTCCTCATGGTGACCGAAGCCCGGGCCGAGTGGTGCCATGAATTTGCAGCCGATGCAAATACTTTGGATGCGGCTTTTTTGTCATCCGGAGAAAAATTTTCGGGCGACCCCGGGGAGAGGGAAAGGGAGACATTTAAACTGAGCATGGCCCTCACCGCCGTGTTCTCCCCCCGGATCCGCGGGCAGCTGCAGTACGCCCGCCTCGCACAGGACAGCGGGGGGTACACCTCCCATCAGGCCGGGGCCGGCCTGAAAATTTTGTTTTAG
- a CDS encoding AsnC family transcriptional regulator yields the protein MASPNGTIDELDTQIILALQKDARTPYKSIAKELGVSEGTISNRVNRMTKQGVLKLEARVNPFAMSNKVAALLGINLKHRTHAKAIKKIKELPNVNAVWVTTGKYDIFVEVMADSINDLNDFLFDRGFNHIEEIEVTETHIMLQSDTKFFKLD from the coding sequence ATGGCCTCACCCAACGGCACCATTGATGAACTTGATACCCAGATCATCCTGGCCCTGCAAAAGGACGCCCGCACCCCTTATAAATCCATCGCAAAAGAACTGGGGGTATCCGAAGGCACCATCAGCAACCGGGTGAACCGGATGACCAAACAAGGGGTTTTAAAGCTGGAGGCCCGGGTCAATCCCTTTGCCATGTCCAACAAGGTGGCGGCCCTGCTGGGCATCAACCTCAAACACCGGACCCACGCCAAAGCCATCAAAAAAATCAAGGAACTGCCCAACGTGAACGCCGTCTGGGTCACCACCGGGAAATACGATATTTTTGTGGAAGTCATGGCAGACTCCATCAACGACCTCAATGACTTTCTCTTTGACCGGGGCTTCAACCACATCGAAGAGATCGAAGTCACCGAAACCCACATCATGCTCCAGTCAGACACCAAATTTTTCAAGCTGGACTGA
- a CDS encoding MerR family transcriptional regulator, with protein MKYSISKLAKEFGLSRSTLLYYDSIGLLSPDKRTTSDYRIYTDKHYEKLKQICLLRSTGLSLKKITEILKQGKSHRGELLRQRLNSINDEINQLRTQQKIIVGLLANTKLLKDTKVVTKDMWVNFLRAAGLDDKGMWKWHMQFEATAPQAHQDFLEALGLCKNEIKKIRAMSSMEGEDLF; from the coding sequence ATGAAATATTCTATATCAAAACTGGCCAAAGAGTTTGGTCTTTCGAGAAGTACTTTGCTGTATTATGATTCCATCGGTTTGCTTAGCCCTGATAAACGAACCACTAGCGATTACCGAATCTATACAGATAAACATTATGAGAAACTGAAACAGATATGCCTGCTACGAAGTACCGGTTTATCACTTAAAAAAATTACGGAGATCCTCAAGCAAGGCAAATCCCATCGTGGCGAGCTGCTTAGGCAAAGACTTAATTCAATAAACGATGAGATTAATCAACTGCGAACTCAGCAGAAGATAATAGTTGGTCTTTTGGCTAACACGAAACTGCTCAAAGATACCAAGGTGGTTACCAAGGACATGTGGGTAAATTTCCTACGTGCCGCCGGGTTGGATGATAAGGGGATGTGGAAATGGCATATGCAATTTGAAGCAACCGCACCACAGGCCCATCAGGATTTTTTGGAAGCGCTCGGTTTATGTAAGAATGAAATAAAAAAAATCAGGGCGATGTCAAGTATGGAAGGTGAGGATCTATTTTAA
- a CDS encoding cupin domain-containing protein, which translates to MANGTVHYVAGQVNIADVPWLKHPQFDGVYLKHLIKGDETCGIFSSHIVKIDPNQCLKTHCHKDQVELHEVLDGSGIYGIAGQEHDYHPGKIALIPKGEDHMVLAGENGLILLAKFFPALI; encoded by the coding sequence ATGGCCAATGGAACGGTCCACTATGTTGCCGGGCAGGTTAATATCGCCGATGTGCCCTGGTTAAAACACCCTCAATTCGATGGGGTTTATCTAAAACACCTTATCAAAGGAGATGAAACCTGTGGGATTTTCAGTTCGCATATCGTTAAAATCGATCCGAACCAGTGCCTGAAGACCCATTGCCACAAAGACCAGGTGGAACTGCATGAAGTCCTTGACGGAAGCGGTATCTACGGTATAGCCGGTCAGGAACATGATTACCATCCGGGCAAAATTGCCTTGATTCCGAAGGGGGAAGATCATATGGTGCTGGCGGGGGAAAACGGGCTGATCCTGCTGGCTAAATTCTTTCCCGCCTTGATTTAG
- a CDS encoding aminotransferase class I/II-fold pyridoxal phosphate-dependent enzyme: MSLDKLDISLAEEINGLKEEGRAKIPERVITEYIPPKGAFGPRYRLEGSDNEFIRLNSNSYLSLSFHPGVMKAADEATAAFGVGPGAVRFIDGTFGPHARLEERIADFVGKPGAKIFNSAYTSNCGLALSISNKKTHWIGDQLNHNSIIRAMRITNIPSPNKGIFKHNDMADLKRCLEEVSPEMERVVVVFDGIFSMRGDYAPISEIVEICRAYDHKFKDGVITVVDDSHGIGAYGATGRGTPEYAGAWPDIVVGTFGKAFGVNGGFIAASDTVIEAVRQKADTYIYTNPLSAADCAAATAAIDICDSDEGLERLAHLGRVTARFRKGLDDLGLESIPGPHPVVPLMVRDTAKTHELVKYLYDNGVLVVGLTFPVVPKGDETIRFQINACHTEADIDRVLNLIAKFK; this comes from the coding sequence ATGTCATTGGATAAACTCGATATCAGTCTGGCAGAAGAAATCAATGGTCTGAAGGAAGAGGGACGGGCCAAAATCCCGGAACGGGTCATCACAGAATATATCCCGCCAAAGGGGGCGTTCGGCCCCCGGTACCGCCTTGAGGGCAGCGATAATGAATTTATCCGCCTGAACTCCAACTCCTACCTTTCCCTTTCCTTCCACCCCGGGGTGATGAAGGCGGCGGACGAGGCCACGGCGGCATTCGGGGTGGGACCGGGCGCGGTGCGTTTCATCGACGGCACCTTCGGCCCCCACGCCCGGCTGGAGGAGCGGATCGCCGATTTTGTGGGCAAGCCCGGGGCCAAGATTTTTAACTCCGCCTATACCTCCAACTGCGGGCTGGCCCTCTCCATTTCCAATAAAAAGACCCATTGGATCGGGGACCAGCTCAACCATAATTCCATTATCCGGGCCATGCGGATTACCAATATCCCCAGCCCCAACAAGGGGATTTTCAAGCACAACGACATGGCGGACCTGAAACGCTGCCTGGAAGAGGTTTCCCCTGAGATGGAGCGGGTGGTGGTGGTTTTCGACGGCATTTTTTCCATGCGGGGGGACTATGCCCCCATTTCAGAGATTGTGGAGATCTGCAGGGCCTATGATCACAAGTTCAAGGACGGGGTGATCACCGTGGTGGACGATTCCCACGGCATCGGGGCCTACGGGGCCACCGGCCGGGGCACCCCCGAATATGCCGGCGCCTGGCCCGATATCGTTGTGGGCACCTTCGGCAAGGCCTTCGGGGTGAACGGCGGCTTCATCGCCGCCAGCGACACCGTGATCGAAGCGGTGCGCCAGAAGGCGGACACCTATATTTACACCAACCCCCTGAGTGCGGCGGACTGCGCCGCAGCCACGGCAGCCATAGACATCTGCGACAGCGACGAGGGCCTGGAACGGCTGGCCCACCTGGGCCGGGTCACCGCCCGGTTCCGGAAGGGCCTGGACGATCTCGGCCTGGAGTCCATCCCCGGCCCCCATCCCGTGGTGCCCCTGATGGTCCGGGACACGGCCAAAACCCACGAACTGGTGAAGTACCTCTACGACAACGGGGTGCTGGTGGTGGGCCTCACCTTCCCGGTGGTGCCCAAGGGGGATGAGACCATCCGGTTCCAGATCAACGCCTGCCATACCGAGGCGGATATCGACCGGGTGCTGAACCTGATTGCAAAATTCAAATAA
- a CDS encoding response regulator transcription factor yields MVDKKIRILLVDDHEILRHSLKRALEQHPDLKVVGDTNNGLDAVRLVNLLYPKLVLMDISMPDLNGVEATKEIIKSHPDTNVIALSMMCDEYSVKRMLAAGANGFILKSCPFEELYNAIKKVNSGDRYLCSEVLDFVIETIQNPEIKETESMVEKLTLRELNVLQLIAEGNTSVEISNKLEISKRTVDIHRSNIMNKLNTRTIAGLTKLAVKEGLTDL; encoded by the coding sequence ATGGTTGATAAAAAGATTAGAATCTTACTTGTCGATGATCATGAAATCTTAAGACATAGCCTGAAAAGGGCTTTGGAGCAGCATCCAGATCTCAAAGTTGTAGGCGACACAAATAATGGATTGGATGCAGTTAGGTTGGTAAATTTATTATATCCTAAATTGGTGTTAATGGACATTAGTATGCCCGATCTCAACGGTGTTGAGGCAACAAAAGAAATAATCAAATCTCACCCTGACACCAATGTGATTGCGTTGTCTATGATGTGTGATGAATACTCTGTTAAACGGATGCTGGCAGCAGGGGCAAACGGTTTCATATTAAAATCATGTCCGTTTGAAGAATTATACAATGCGATAAAAAAAGTGAATTCCGGAGACAGATATCTGTGCTCTGAAGTCCTGGATTTTGTGATAGAAACAATTCAGAATCCGGAAATTAAGGAAACGGAATCCATGGTTGAAAAATTAACACTCAGGGAGCTTAACGTTTTGCAACTGATTGCAGAAGGAAATACAAGCGTTGAAATTTCTAACAAACTTGAAATAAGCAAGCGCACTGTTGATATCCACCGGAGTAATATAATGAACAAGCTCAATACAAGAACAATAGCTGGTTTGACAAAACTGGCTGTTAAAGAAGGGTTAACTGATCTTTAA
- the tdh gene encoding L-threonine 3-dehydrogenase gives MKTMKALVKAAPEPGLVLQDVPVPEISHNEVLIKILKTAICGTDVHIYNWDAWSQQTIPVPMHVGHEFVGTVAAVGSHVTDFKPGDLVSGEGHLVCGHCRNCLAGRRHLCKNTKGVGVNRPGAYAEYLAIPVTNVWYCDPSIPLDVLACFDPLGNATHTALSFDVLGEDVLITGAGPIGCMAAGIARHAGARHVVVTDINPYRLDLAKKAGATLAVDVSKEKLKDVQAKLGMKEGFDVAMEMSGNPSALNDILDNMCHGGKIAMLGIMPESTPIDWNKVVFNMLTIKGIYGREMYETWYKMTTMIQTGLDISPLITHRFHYTEFEKGFEAMRSGNSGKVVLDWAEME, from the coding sequence ATGAAAACCATGAAAGCCCTTGTAAAAGCGGCGCCGGAGCCCGGTTTGGTCCTTCAGGACGTACCGGTTCCGGAGATTTCACATAACGAAGTCCTCATAAAAATTTTGAAAACCGCCATCTGCGGCACCGATGTCCACATCTATAATTGGGATGCCTGGTCCCAGCAGACCATCCCCGTGCCCATGCATGTGGGCCACGAATTTGTGGGTACTGTGGCCGCCGTGGGCTCCCATGTCACGGATTTCAAGCCCGGCGACCTGGTCTCCGGCGAAGGCCACCTGGTCTGCGGCCACTGCCGCAACTGCCTGGCCGGCCGGCGCCATCTGTGCAAGAACACCAAGGGGGTGGGGGTGAACCGCCCCGGGGCCTATGCCGAATACCTGGCCATCCCCGTCACCAATGTCTGGTATTGCGACCCGTCCATCCCCCTGGATGTCCTGGCCTGTTTTGATCCATTAGGGAACGCCACCCATACGGCCCTTTCATTTGACGTGCTGGGGGAGGACGTGCTTATCACCGGCGCCGGCCCCATCGGCTGCATGGCCGCCGGCATTGCCCGCCATGCCGGCGCCCGCCACGTGGTGGTCACCGACATCAACCCCTACCGGCTGGACCTGGCCAAAAAGGCCGGCGCCACCCTTGCCGTGGATGTGTCAAAGGAAAAACTCAAGGATGTTCAGGCCAAGCTGGGCATGAAAGAAGGCTTTGACGTGGCCATGGAAATGTCCGGCAATCCTTCCGCCCTCAATGATATCCTGGACAATATGTGCCACGGCGGCAAGATCGCCATGCTGGGCATCATGCCCGAATCCACCCCCATCGACTGGAACAAGGTGGTGTTCAATATGCTCACCATCAAGGGGATCTACGGCAGGGAAATGTATGAAACCTGGTACAAGATGACCACCATGATCCAGACCGGCCTGGACATCAGTCCCCTGATCACCCACAGATTCCATTACACCGAGTTTGAAAAGGGGTTTGAGGCCATGCGGTCCGGAAATTCCGGCAAGGTGGTGCTTGATTGGGCTGAAATGGAATAA